GCCGGTGCGCAGGGCGAGGGCGATCGAGTCCGAGGGACGGGCGCTCACCTCGACCCCGGACGCGAAGACCAGGGTCGCGTAGAAGACGCCGTCGCGGACGTCGGTGATCCGCACCTCACTCAGCTCGTTGCCGGTCGCCGTGAGCACGTCGCGCATCAGGTCGTGGGTCAGCGGTCGCGGCGGCACCACTCCCTGTTGGGCGAACGCGATCGCGGTGGCCTCGACGGCCCCGATCCAGATCGGCAGGTAGCGCTCGCCCCCGACCTCTCGCAGCAGCACGATCGGCTGGTTGGACGGCATCTCCACCCGGACACCCATCACGTCGACCTCGCGCATGCGTCCAGCCTACTGCGTCGAATTCGGCGGCTCAGATCCGCCGCAGGCCGGCCTTGACCAGCGTCGCGTGCAACCGCACGGACAGAGCGGCGATCTCGCTGACCGCCTCCTCCGCCCGGGCACTCGCGGCGGCGTCGCGGCCCTTGCGGGGCGTGACGACCTGCTGGATCAGTCCGACCTCGCGGTCCGCGGCGGTGCGGAAGGCACGCAGGTGGCGGGGCTCGATGCCGTAGTCGGCCAGCTCCCGGGCCGTCTGCGCGATCACGAGCGCGTCGGTGTCGTAGTGCCCGGTGGCCGACGGGGTGATCAGCGCGAAGGACTCGAGCTGCCCGAGGAGGTCCTCATCGATCTCGGCCACCTTGACCAGCTCCTTGCGCGAGAGCCGCAACCGGTCGGTACGGCGGAACGACTCCGGCGCGGGCAGCCCGTCGGCCCCCAGCGCGACGGTGGGCACGGTGGGCACCACCGGCTCAGGCTCCGGCGGGGCCAGGCCCCGGTCGATGGCGTCGAGATGCTCGCCGATCACCTTGAGCGGCAGGTAGTGGTCGCGCTGCATCCGCAGGATGTAGCGCAGCCGCTCGATGTCGGCCTCGGAGAACTTGCGGTACCCCGACGGGGTGCGCTCTGGCTTGACCAGGCCCTCGGCCTCGAGGAACCGGATCTTGGGGATGCTGATGTCCTCGAAGTCCACCCGCAACCTGTCGAGCACCTGCCCGATGTTGAGCCGTGGCTCCCGCGGCCGAGAGACGGCAGCCGTCATCAGACGCCTTCGTGCCCGGCGAAGAAGACCAGGCGGTACTTCCCGACCTGGACCTCGTCGCTGTCCTTGAGCTGGACCTTCTCGATCCGGTCCCGGTTGACGTAGGTGCCGTTGAGGCTGCCGGCGTCCTCGACGGTGAAGGTGTCGCCGTCGCGGCGGAACAGCGCGTGCCGACGCGAGACCGTGACGTCGTCGAGGAAGATGCCGCTCTCCGGGTGCCGTCCGGCGCTCACCTCGTCGGCGTCGAGGAGGAAGCGGCTGCCGGAGCCGGGCCCCTTCTGGACGACGAGCAGGGCGTGGCCGACCGGCAGGGCGTCGACCGCCGCGGCGTCCACGGGGCTCAGCGCCCGATCGGAGGTCTCGACCCCCGCGCCGCCGCCGAACTGGATCGTGGCGGTGGCGTCGGTGACCGGGGGCGCCGGCTCGGGCGCGACCAACCGGTTCCCGCACTGCGAGCAGAAGCGGGCGTCATCGGGGTTCTGCCGACCACAGGCGGTGCAGAACGGCATCAGGGGCTCCTCACGGTGAGTCTGTCTCGAACCTACCGGATCAGGTGTCGAGCTGGGCCTCGTAGGCGGCGGCGTCGAGCAGTCCGTCGAGGTCTTGGGCCGCGGCCGGGACGATCTCGAAGAGCCAGCCCGCGCCGTACGGGTCGGTGTTGACCAGCTCGGGGG
This region of Nocardioides sp. L-11A genomic DNA includes:
- a CDS encoding bifunctional nuclease family protein, giving the protein MREVDVMGVRVEMPSNQPIVLLREVGGERYLPIWIGAVEATAIAFAQQGVVPPRPLTHDLMRDVLTATGNELSEVRITDVRDGVFYATLVFASGVEVSARPSDSIALALRTGTTIYCADEVLAEAGLAAPAEEEDEVEAFREFLDHVSPEDFGSEG
- a CDS encoding MerR family transcriptional regulator, with protein sequence MTAAVSRPREPRLNIGQVLDRLRVDFEDISIPKIRFLEAEGLVKPERTPSGYRKFSEADIERLRYILRMQRDHYLPLKVIGEHLDAIDRGLAPPEPEPVVPTVPTVALGADGLPAPESFRRTDRLRLSRKELVKVAEIDEDLLGQLESFALITPSATGHYDTDALVIAQTARELADYGIEPRHLRAFRTAADREVGLIQQVVTPRKGRDAAASARAEEAVSEIAALSVRLHATLVKAGLRRI
- a CDS encoding FHA domain-containing protein — protein: MPFCTACGRQNPDDARFCSQCGNRLVAPEPAPPVTDATATIQFGGGAGVETSDRALSPVDAAAVDALPVGHALLVVQKGPGSGSRFLLDADEVSAGRHPESGIFLDDVTVSRRHALFRRDGDTFTVEDAGSLNGTYVNRDRIEKVQLKDSDEVQVGKYRLVFFAGHEGV